The Sphingomonas sp. LY54 genome includes a region encoding these proteins:
- the crtY gene encoding lycopene beta-cyclase CrtY translates to MAKGKRDGLLIAGGGLAGCLAALAMAKARPDLPLLLVEESETFGGGDRTWTFFESDIDPADRWLLEPLITASWPGYYVAFPGQSRNFKAPLHAISAERLDAVMRETLRPDQYRLGTRIVAVRDNELVLPGGEKLGGEAAVDARGATNLSLLDLGWRLCVGRTYRFAAPHGLDRPVLIDATVAGGTGFFRCLPLSEDRMLVEYVDHGATPDSEPAEAGARIEAYLERRRWIPAEVESEQQSQLPLPLGGDFNAFWRVGGARVAKLGIRGGFFHPATGAALPDAVGAAVLLADQQTLDGAALHDLFEEEASLLWKKREYYRGYNSQLFALPGEARTGFLGRLYRLDPAVIARFHAARAGLIDRRRIAAALKG, encoded by the coding sequence ATGGCGAAGGGGAAAAGGGACGGGCTGCTCATTGCAGGCGGGGGGCTGGCCGGTTGCCTCGCCGCCCTGGCCATGGCGAAAGCGCGGCCGGACCTGCCGCTGCTGCTGGTCGAGGAGAGCGAGACTTTCGGCGGCGGGGACCGGACCTGGACCTTCTTCGAAAGCGACATCGACCCGGCCGACCGCTGGCTGCTCGAACCACTGATCACTGCGAGCTGGCCCGGTTACTATGTCGCGTTCCCGGGGCAGAGCCGCAATTTCAAGGCGCCCCTCCACGCGATCAGCGCGGAGCGGCTCGATGCGGTGATGCGCGAGACGCTGCGGCCCGACCAGTATCGGCTCGGCACCCGCATCGTCGCCGTGCGCGACAACGAGCTGGTGCTGCCCGGCGGCGAGAAGCTGGGCGGGGAGGCCGCCGTCGATGCGCGTGGCGCCACCAACCTGTCGCTGCTTGATCTCGGCTGGCGCCTCTGCGTGGGCCGAACCTATCGCTTCGCCGCCCCCCACGGCCTCGATCGCCCGGTGCTGATCGACGCCACGGTCGCGGGCGGCACCGGCTTCTTCCGCTGCCTGCCGCTGTCGGAGGATCGCATGCTGGTCGAATATGTCGATCACGGCGCGACGCCCGACTCGGAGCCGGCGGAGGCCGGCGCGCGGATCGAGGCCTATCTCGAACGGCGCCGCTGGATTCCAGCTGAGGTCGAGAGCGAGCAGCAGTCACAGCTGCCGCTGCCGCTCGGCGGCGATTTCAACGCCTTCTGGCGGGTCGGCGGCGCCCGTGTGGCCAAGCTCGGCATACGCGGCGGATTCTTCCACCCGGCGACCGGCGCGGCCTTGCCCGACGCGGTCGGCGCGGCCGTCCTGCTCGCCGACCAGCAAACCCTCGACGGCGCGGCGCTGCACGATCTGTTCGAGGAGGAAGCGTCGCTTCTGTGGAAGAAGCGCGAATATTACCGCGGCTACAACAGCCAGCTGTTCGCGCTTCCCGGCGAGGCGCGCACCGGCTTCCTGGGGCGCCTCTACCGGCTGGACCCGGCCGTGATCGCCCGTTTCCACGCCGCCCGCGCCGGGCTGATCGACCGCAGGCGAATCGCGGCCGCCCTGAAGGGTTGA
- a CDS encoding MipA/OmpV family protein, with protein MKQALRVAALLPLLFSAPALAQATEPVDDGRDNFTLGLGASYTASYEGSDNYVLSGAGLVRGRVSGFNFYSRATALYFDVVREPVGTPLNVEIGPMVNVRFDRAGRIRDPQVKALGELDTAIEAGAFVGVTRNKVFHDYDFLTFRLDAIHDVTDTHDSMIVAPNIEYGTPLSPTFFLGASLSAEHVGGGFADTYFSVTPAGSLASGLPVYDADGGFKNVRFTLLGTQSLSGDLRHGLAIFGVASYSRLLGDFKDSPVTSIAGDADQFFGALGLSYTF; from the coding sequence ATGAAACAAGCATTGCGCGTCGCGGCGCTGTTGCCGCTCCTGTTTTCGGCGCCCGCTCTGGCGCAGGCGACCGAGCCGGTTGACGACGGCCGCGACAATTTCACGCTCGGCCTCGGCGCGAGCTATACCGCCTCCTATGAGGGGTCCGACAATTATGTCCTGAGCGGCGCCGGCCTGGTGCGCGGCCGCGTCTCGGGCTTCAACTTCTACAGCCGCGCGACCGCCCTCTACTTCGACGTGGTCCGCGAACCGGTCGGTACGCCGCTCAACGTCGAGATCGGACCGATGGTCAACGTCCGCTTCGACCGCGCCGGCCGCATCCGCGACCCGCAGGTCAAGGCGCTCGGCGAACTCGACACGGCCATCGAAGCGGGCGCCTTCGTCGGCGTGACTCGCAACAAGGTCTTCCACGATTACGACTTCCTGACCTTCCGTCTCGACGCGATCCACGACGTGACCGACACGCACGACAGCATGATCGTCGCGCCCAACATTGAATATGGAACGCCGCTCAGCCCCACCTTCTTCCTCGGCGCGTCGCTGTCGGCCGAGCATGTCGGGGGCGGCTTCGCCGACACCTATTTCAGCGTCACGCCCGCCGGTAGCCTCGCCAGTGGCCTGCCGGTCTACGACGCCGACGGCGGCTTCAAGAATGTCCGATTCACCCTGCTCGGGACCCAGTCGCTCTCGGGGGACCTGCGCCACGGCCTCGCGATCTTCGGCGTCGCCAGCTACTCGCGTCTATTGGGCGACTTCAAGGATTCGCCCGTGACAAGTATTGCCGGCGACGCGGACCAGTTCTTCGGCGCACTTGGCCTGAGCTACACCTTCTGA
- the dinB gene encoding DNA polymerase IV: MDAFFASVEQRDNPELRGKPVAVGGSTARGVVAAASYEARKFGVRSAMPSVTAKRRCPELIFVKGRFDAYREVSNQIRAIFRDYTPHVEPLSLDEAYLDVTEDLKGIGVATAIAEEIRARIRAETGLTASAGVSYNKFLAKLASDQNKPDGICVVTPRQGPAFVASLPVKRFRGVGPVTAAKMARLGIETGADLRACSLEFLQAAFGNSAAYYHDLARGICHRQVRANRERKSIGAEDTFFTDLRAEPDLLAELDRIATTVWTRIADKAVRGRTVTLKVKYQDFQIVTRARSLPAPVADREQFLGIGAHLLKTLLPPPKGIRLLGLTLSGLEAEKETPQLGLPI, translated from the coding sequence ATGGACGCGTTCTTCGCGTCGGTCGAGCAACGCGACAATCCCGAACTGCGCGGCAAGCCGGTGGCGGTCGGCGGATCCACCGCGCGCGGCGTGGTCGCGGCGGCGAGCTACGAGGCGCGCAAGTTCGGGGTGCGCTCGGCCATGCCCTCGGTGACGGCGAAGCGGCGCTGCCCCGAGCTTATCTTCGTCAAAGGCCGTTTCGACGCCTATCGCGAAGTCTCGAACCAGATCCGCGCCATCTTCCGCGATTATACCCCGCATGTGGAGCCGCTCTCGCTGGACGAGGCCTATCTCGACGTCACCGAGGATCTGAAGGGGATCGGCGTCGCGACCGCCATTGCCGAGGAGATACGCGCGCGCATCCGCGCCGAGACCGGCCTCACCGCATCGGCCGGCGTCTCCTACAACAAGTTCCTGGCCAAGCTCGCGTCCGACCAGAACAAGCCAGACGGAATCTGCGTCGTCACGCCCAGGCAGGGGCCGGCCTTCGTCGCCTCGCTGCCGGTCAAGCGCTTCCGCGGCGTCGGCCCGGTCACCGCGGCCAAGATGGCGAGGCTAGGTATCGAGACCGGCGCGGACCTGCGCGCCTGCAGTCTCGAATTCCTGCAGGCGGCGTTCGGCAATTCCGCCGCTTATTATCACGACCTCGCCCGCGGCATCTGCCACCGTCAGGTGCGCGCCAATCGCGAACGCAAGTCGATCGGCGCCGAGGACACCTTCTTCACCGACCTTCGCGCCGAGCCGGATCTGCTCGCCGAGCTCGATCGGATCGCGACCACGGTCTGGACGCGCATCGCGGACAAGGCCGTGCGCGGCCGGACGGTCACGCTCAAGGTGAAATATCAGGACTTCCAGATCGTGACGCGGGCGCGGTCGCTGCCAGCGCCGGTCGCGGACCGCGAACAGTTTCTCGGCATCGGCGCCCATCTGCTCAAGACGCTGCTGCCGCCGCCCAAGGGCATCAGGCTGCTCGGCCTCACCCTGTCCGGCCTCGAAGCCGAGAAAGAGACGCCGCAGCTCGGCCTGCCTATCTGA
- a CDS encoding type II toxin-antitoxin system HicB family antitoxin, producing MKYPITLTPGEDGRVLVTFPDVPEAVCCGPSEDVAIARAGPILDIILTGYESEGRPIPRPSRIADAPTVATQRFGR from the coding sequence ATGAAATATCCGATTACATTGACACCGGGCGAGGACGGCCGCGTGCTCGTCACCTTCCCGGACGTTCCCGAAGCAGTCTGTTGCGGGCCGAGCGAGGACGTAGCGATCGCGCGCGCCGGCCCGATCCTCGATATCATCCTGACCGGCTATGAGAGCGAAGGCCGCCCGATTCCGCGGCCTTCCAGGATCGCCGACGCTCCGACGGTGGCGACGCAGCGTTTCGGGCGGTAG
- a CDS encoding PspC domain-containing protein → MNSRYALDKSNAKMLGVCAGLARWMDVDPLLVRVTMVLLTVFVSPVAIPAYLLTALVADNG, encoded by the coding sequence ATGAACAGCCGCTACGCACTCGACAAAAGCAACGCCAAGATGCTGGGCGTCTGCGCCGGCCTCGCCCGCTGGATGGATGTCGATCCGCTGCTGGTGCGCGTGACCATGGTGCTGCTCACCGTCTTCGTCAGCCCGGTCGCGATCCCCGCTTATTTGCTGACCGCGCTGGTCGCCGACAACGGCTGA
- a CDS encoding zf-TFIIB domain-containing protein, with protein MAEPMLCPVDRTPLVMSERQNIEIDYCPTCRGVWLDRGELDKIIERSGAASAPPRAADPPPAGHAPRPGFGGGYGGGYEQPYRKRKKSFLEELFD; from the coding sequence ATGGCCGAGCCGATGCTGTGCCCCGTCGATCGCACGCCGCTGGTGATGAGCGAGCGACAGAATATCGAGATCGATTATTGCCCGACCTGCCGCGGCGTGTGGCTGGACCGGGGCGAACTCGACAAGATCATCGAGCGCAGCGGGGCCGCCTCCGCGCCTCCCCGCGCGGCCGATCCGCCGCCGGCGGGCCATGCCCCGCGCCCGGGCTTTGGCGGCGGTTACGGAGGCGGCTATGAGCAGCCGTACCGGAAACGGAAGAAATCTTTCCTGGAAGAGCTGTTCGACTAA
- a CDS encoding DUF488 domain-containing protein, with amino-acid sequence MRTLSTIGYEGKTQPELLEELKAAGVALLVDVRAVAASRRPGFSKTALGSALRDQGIDYLHLRPLGTPAAGREAARKGRIAEMRAIYAEQLETPEALLAMEQLLAEAGERHVALLCYEKEAPCCHRAMLAERMLERAEFDVRNL; translated from the coding sequence ATGCGAACGCTCTCGACCATAGGCTATGAAGGCAAGACCCAGCCCGAATTGCTCGAGGAGCTGAAAGCGGCCGGAGTCGCGCTGCTCGTCGACGTGCGCGCCGTTGCCGCCTCGCGCCGCCCCGGCTTCTCGAAGACCGCGCTCGGCAGTGCGCTGCGCGATCAGGGCATCGACTATCTCCATCTGCGCCCGCTCGGCACGCCGGCGGCGGGGCGGGAGGCGGCGCGCAAGGGCCGCATCGCCGAGATGCGCGCCATCTATGCCGAGCAGCTCGAGACTCCGGAAGCGTTGCTGGCGATGGAGCAATTGTTGGCGGAGGCCGGCGAGCGCCATGTCGCCTTGCTGTGCTACGAGAAGGAAGCGCCCTGCTGCCACCGCGCGATGCTGGCCGAGCGCATGCTCGAGCGCGCCGAGTTCGACGTCCGCAATCTCTAG
- a CDS encoding Crp/Fnr family transcriptional regulator, giving the protein MANDSSRTLTVDPVERLLLKFRARDVVTAEEEEVLRKVLGDIREFPQGRVLVRADVPLSDCTLLIDGFVARYKDLADGQRQIMEVHVPGDFLDLHSFLLKRLEHNVGAMTPVRIALVPHDAIRGITESHPHLARMLWFSTLLDAALHRERILSVGRRTALARIAHLMCEFYMRLEIVGLARDFHFSLPLTQTDISDACGLTSVHVNRMLKKLRDDGLLTFRSGEVVIHDWERLQRVGEFSPAFLYLERRPR; this is encoded by the coding sequence GTGGCGAATGATTCGAGTCGGACCCTGACCGTCGACCCGGTCGAGCGCCTCCTGCTCAAATTCCGGGCGCGCGATGTCGTTACCGCGGAGGAAGAAGAGGTTCTGCGCAAGGTCCTGGGCGACATCCGCGAGTTTCCGCAGGGGCGGGTGCTGGTCCGGGCCGACGTTCCCTTGAGCGACTGCACCTTGCTCATCGACGGCTTCGTCGCGCGCTACAAGGATCTGGCCGACGGCCAGCGGCAGATCATGGAGGTCCATGTCCCGGGCGACTTCCTCGATCTTCACAGCTTCCTGCTGAAGCGGCTCGAGCACAATGTCGGGGCGATGACGCCGGTACGGATCGCGCTCGTGCCGCACGACGCAATTCGGGGGATCACGGAAAGCCACCCCCATCTCGCCCGCATGCTGTGGTTCTCGACTTTGCTCGACGCGGCGCTGCATCGCGAACGCATTCTCTCGGTCGGCCGCCGCACGGCGCTCGCCCGGATCGCGCATCTGATGTGCGAATTCTACATGCGGCTCGAGATCGTCGGGCTGGCGCGCGACTTCCATTTCAGCCTGCCGCTGACCCAGACCGATATCTCAGACGCGTGCGGCCTCACCTCCGTGCACGTCAATCGCATGCTCAAGAAGCTGCGCGACGACGGACTGCTCACCTTCCGCAGCGGCGAAGTCGTGATCCATGATTGGGAGCGGCTGCAGCGGGTGGGCGAGTTCAGCCCTGCTTTCCTCTATCTGGAACGGCGCCCGCGCTAG
- a CDS encoding DUF962 domain-containing protein: MRTYRTFAEFWPFYLREHSKPRTRAFHYAGTTLVVAIALIALVTGNWWLLLAMPVAGYAFAWGSHALIERNRPATFTYPAWSLIADFRMWALWLTGRIDRELAAAGVRPHTTSEPARGE; encoded by the coding sequence ATGCGAACCTATAGGACTTTCGCCGAATTCTGGCCCTTCTACCTGCGCGAGCATAGCAAGCCGCGGACCCGCGCCTTCCATTATGCCGGGACCACTTTGGTGGTGGCGATCGCGCTCATCGCGCTGGTCACCGGCAATTGGTGGCTGCTGCTGGCGATGCCGGTGGCCGGCTACGCCTTCGCCTGGGGGAGCCATGCCCTGATCGAGCGCAACCGGCCGGCGACGTTCACCTATCCAGCCTGGTCGCTGATCGCCGACTTCCGCATGTGGGCGCTGTGGCTGACCGGCCGGATCGACCGCGAACTCGCCGCCGCGGGCGTGCGCCCTCATACAACGAGCGAGCCCGCGCGTGGCGAATGA
- a CDS encoding SDR family oxidoreductase, translating to MSETEIVDMVHKDDLPGHESELEPKPDWEPRYPGSGRLEGKVALITGADSGIGRAVAALYAREGADVAILYLCEHDDAAKTKEIVEHEGRRAITIAGDLGEKDFCDRAVQETVDKLGGLDILVNNAGEQHYEQDITDISEKQLKRTFQTNIFSMFYLVQAARPHLKSGSAIVNCTSVTMYKGAKILLDYSATKGAITAFTRSLSENLIEDGIRVNAVAPGPIWTPLNPFGGQPPEKIPDFGKDTPMGRPGQPNEVAPSFLFLACEDSSYMSGQVLHPNGGTIVNG from the coding sequence ATGTCAGAGACCGAAATCGTCGACATGGTGCACAAGGACGATCTTCCCGGACACGAGAGCGAGCTCGAGCCCAAGCCCGATTGGGAGCCGCGCTACCCCGGATCGGGTCGGCTCGAGGGCAAGGTGGCGCTGATCACCGGCGCCGACAGCGGCATCGGCCGCGCCGTCGCCGCGCTCTACGCCCGCGAAGGCGCGGACGTCGCGATCCTCTATTTGTGCGAGCATGACGACGCCGCCAAGACCAAGGAGATCGTCGAGCACGAGGGCCGCCGCGCCATCACCATCGCCGGCGATCTCGGCGAGAAGGACTTTTGCGACCGCGCCGTGCAGGAGACGGTCGACAAGCTCGGCGGGCTCGACATCCTCGTCAACAATGCCGGCGAGCAGCATTATGAGCAGGATATTACCGACATCAGCGAGAAGCAGCTGAAGCGGACCTTCCAGACCAACATCTTCAGCATGTTCTATCTGGTCCAGGCGGCGCGGCCGCACCTGAAATCCGGGTCGGCGATCGTCAACTGCACGTCGGTGACGATGTACAAGGGCGCCAAGATCCTGCTCGACTACAGCGCGACCAAGGGCGCGATCACGGCCTTCACCCGCTCGCTGTCCGAGAACCTGATCGAGGACGGGATTCGCGTAAACGCGGTGGCGCCGGGGCCGATCTGGACGCCGCTCAATCCGTTCGGCGGGCAGCCGCCCGAGAAGATCCCCGATTTCGGCAAGGACACGCCGATGGGGCGGCCGGGCCAGCCCAACGAGGTTGCGCCGAGCTTCCTGTTCCTGGCCTGCGAGGATTCGAGCTACATGTCGGGCCAGGTGCTGCACCCCAATGGGGGGACGATCGTCAACGGCTGA
- a CDS encoding TonB-dependent receptor plug domain-containing protein, whose amino-acid sequence MRVHALRLTKAMLLLSTASAAPASAQETGNAPPPAPTLPAAQGAKSYTPADFARFSPKTALDMLRQVPGFTIQQQDERRGLGQATANVLINGQRMSGKSNDVVTELGRISATNVARIDIVDGATLDVPGLSGQVANIVTAAKGLSGSFAWRPQARLRRTPPRLLNGEASISGTAAGIDYTVSLSNDSYRNGNAGPEIVFTPDRTIIDRRAEVLDVRGEVPKISGSFRRQGSDGSIANLNASASLDYQDIEEISLRSGPGQPDRDRLLTERRREWNYEVGGDYEFALGGGRLKLIGLRSFEHTPYRQILTTDFADGRPRVGDRFEQVADEAETIARGEYRWKSGGADWQISAEGALNILDVANSLSTLDAAGAFVAVPLPNSVATVEEKRGEIMLSYGRPLSPALTLQSSVGGEYSQLSQSGEAGLTRTFLRPKGFVSLAWKASPRLDVSVKLEREVGQLNFFDFVASANVSGGTTNAGNVNLVPQQSWNLDIEATRNLGPWGTATARLFGRQITDIVDIVPIGEAGQAPGNLDSATIYGMQWTSTLNFDPIGWRGAKLDLDLQYQKSRLEDPVTGVHRPINENEFRRIVANFRHDVLKTDWAYGWGFENYGNTAGYRLDQRFRFFNNPGNLGIFVEHKDVYGLTVRGSVDNILGTNEAFDRSFYDRRRTNDLLFTESRDRFYGPILTVSISGKI is encoded by the coding sequence ATGAGGGTCCACGCGCTACGCCTGACGAAGGCGATGCTGCTGCTGTCGACGGCGTCGGCCGCGCCGGCCTCGGCGCAGGAAACGGGAAACGCCCCGCCCCCGGCGCCGACGCTCCCCGCCGCCCAGGGCGCCAAGAGCTACACCCCGGCCGACTTCGCCCGCTTCTCGCCCAAGACCGCGCTGGACATGCTGCGCCAGGTGCCCGGCTTCACGATCCAGCAGCAGGACGAACGCCGCGGCCTCGGCCAGGCGACCGCCAACGTGCTGATCAACGGGCAGCGCATGTCCGGCAAGTCGAATGACGTCGTTACCGAGCTCGGCCGCATTTCCGCGACGAACGTGGCCCGCATCGACATCGTCGACGGCGCGACCCTCGACGTTCCCGGCCTGTCGGGTCAGGTCGCCAATATCGTCACCGCCGCCAAGGGCCTGAGCGGCAGCTTCGCCTGGCGCCCTCAGGCCCGGCTGCGCCGCACCCCGCCGCGCCTGCTCAACGGCGAGGCATCGATCAGCGGCACCGCCGCGGGCATCGACTATACGGTGAGCCTTTCCAACGACAGCTATCGCAACGGCAATGCCGGGCCCGAAATCGTTTTCACGCCCGACCGGACGATCATCGACCGGCGCGCCGAAGTGCTCGACGTCCGCGGCGAGGTTCCCAAGATCAGCGGCAGCTTCCGCCGCCAGGGCTCCGACGGCTCGATCGCCAACCTCAACGCCTCGGCCTCGCTCGACTATCAGGATATCGAGGAAATCTCGCTGCGCTCCGGACCGGGCCAGCCGGACCGCGACCGCCTCCTCACCGAACGCCGCCGCGAATGGAATTACGAAGTCGGCGGCGATTACGAATTCGCGCTCGGCGGCGGCCGGCTGAAACTGATCGGCCTGCGCAGCTTCGAGCACACCCCCTACCGCCAGATACTCACCACCGATTTTGCCGACGGCCGGCCGCGCGTCGGCGACCGCTTCGAACAGGTCGCCGACGAGGCCGAGACGATTGCCCGCGGCGAATATCGCTGGAAAAGCGGCGGCGCCGACTGGCAGATTTCGGCCGAAGGTGCGCTCAACATCCTCGACGTCGCCAACAGCCTGTCGACGCTCGACGCGGCCGGCGCGTTCGTCGCCGTCCCGCTCCCCAATTCGGTGGCCACCGTCGAGGAGAAACGCGGCGAAATCATGCTGAGCTATGGCCGGCCGCTGTCCCCGGCGCTGACGCTGCAAAGCTCAGTCGGCGGCGAATATTCGCAGCTCAGCCAATCGGGCGAGGCCGGCCTCACCCGCACTTTCCTGCGCCCCAAGGGCTTCGTCTCTTTGGCCTGGAAGGCGTCGCCGCGGCTCGACGTCAGCGTCAAGCTCGAGCGCGAGGTCGGCCAGCTCAATTTCTTCGATTTCGTCGCCTCGGCCAATGTCAGCGGCGGCACCACCAATGCCGGCAACGTCAATCTCGTCCCGCAGCAGAGCTGGAACCTCGACATCGAGGCGACGCGCAACCTCGGCCCCTGGGGCACGGCCACCGCGCGCCTGTTCGGCCGCCAGATCACCGACATCGTCGACATCGTCCCGATCGGCGAGGCCGGCCAGGCGCCCGGCAATCTCGACAGCGCGACGATCTACGGCATGCAGTGGACGAGCACGCTCAATTTCGATCCGATCGGCTGGCGCGGCGCCAAGCTCGATCTCGACCTGCAATATCAGAAGAGCCGTCTCGAGGATCCGGTCACCGGCGTCCACCGCCCGATCAACGAGAACGAGTTCCGCCGCATCGTCGCGAATTTCCGGCACGACGTGCTCAAAACCGACTGGGCCTATGGTTGGGGGTTCGAGAATTACGGAAACACCGCCGGCTACCGGCTCGACCAGCGCTTCCGCTTCTTCAACAATCCCGGCAATCTGGGAATCTTCGTCGAGCACAAGGACGTTTACGGGCTGACGGTGCGCGGCAGCGTCGACAATATCCTCGGCACCAACGAAGCGTTCGACCGCAGCTTCTACGATCGCCGGCGCACCAACGATTTGCTGTTCACCGAAAGTCGCGACCGCTTCTACGGTCCGATCCTGACGGTCTCGATCAGCGGAAAGATCTAG
- a CDS encoding ABC transporter ATP-binding protein/permease codes for MPPETTNLTSRDEPGWAALRRFLPYLWPAGETGLRVRVVLSLLLVFVSIVVTTLVMPLAYGEAVNRMTEGMEAGAAVAIALVVAYAAARFTGVLFDNMRNGVFERVGQDATRRLAETTFRHLHDLSLRFHLERRTGAVTKIIERGTKSIDMMLYFLLFNIAPTVLQLGIVLVMFWVKFGLGLVLATVAMVAAYIVYTRIITDWRTKLRVEMNDLDTGAVARAVDSLLNYETVKYFNAEDREARRYGRAARRYAEAAVKNETSLAWLNVGQSLITNLMMAGAMGYVVWGWARGWFTPGDVVVVNTLLAQLFRPLDMLGMVYRTIRQGLIDMEAMFDLVDTPAEVVDAPSAPALHVAAGHVRFEDVHFGYEPNREILKGIDLDVPAGTMLAVVGPSGAGKSTLSRLLFRFYEPTGGRITIDGRDISDVTQHSLRAAIGIVPQDSVLFNDTIGYNIGYGRDGATQADIEAAARGAAIHDFIRSLPEGYDSKVGERGLKLSGGEKQRVAIARTLLKDPPILILDEATSALDSRTEAAIQATLRDVAARRTSIVIAHRLSTVVDADQIVVLDQGRVAERGTHAQLLRKNGLYAEMWTRQQSEREAETEAAE; via the coding sequence ATGCCTCCTGAAACGACGAACCTGACTTCGCGCGACGAACCCGGCTGGGCCGCCCTGCGGCGCTTCCTGCCCTATCTGTGGCCGGCCGGCGAAACCGGGCTGCGCGTGCGCGTCGTCCTGTCGCTGCTGCTCGTCTTCGTCTCGATCGTGGTGACTACCCTGGTGATGCCGCTCGCTTATGGCGAGGCGGTCAACCGGATGACCGAAGGCATGGAGGCAGGCGCCGCAGTCGCGATCGCTCTGGTCGTCGCCTATGCCGCGGCGCGGTTCACCGGCGTATTGTTCGACAATATGCGCAATGGCGTGTTCGAGCGGGTCGGCCAGGACGCCACCCGCCGGCTGGCCGAGACCACGTTCCGCCACCTCCACGATCTGTCGCTGCGTTTCCATCTCGAGCGGCGCACCGGCGCGGTCACCAAGATCATCGAGCGCGGCACCAAGAGCATCGACATGATGCTCTATTTCCTGCTGTTCAACATCGCCCCGACGGTGCTCCAGCTCGGCATCGTGCTCGTCATGTTCTGGGTGAAGTTCGGCCTCGGGCTGGTCCTCGCCACGGTCGCGATGGTCGCGGCCTATATCGTCTACACGCGCATCATCACCGACTGGCGCACCAAGCTGCGCGTCGAGATGAACGACCTCGACACCGGCGCGGTGGCGCGCGCGGTCGACAGCCTCTTGAACTACGAGACCGTCAAATATTTTAACGCCGAGGACCGCGAGGCGCGCCGCTACGGCCGGGCCGCGCGGCGCTATGCCGAAGCCGCGGTCAAGAACGAGACCTCGCTCGCCTGGCTCAACGTCGGCCAGTCGCTGATCACCAATCTGATGATGGCCGGGGCGATGGGCTATGTCGTCTGGGGCTGGGCGCGCGGCTGGTTCACGCCCGGCGACGTGGTGGTGGTGAACACCCTGCTGGCCCAGCTCTTCCGCCCGCTCGACATGCTCGGCATGGTCTATCGCACGATCCGCCAGGGCCTGATCGACATGGAGGCGATGTTCGATCTGGTCGATACGCCGGCCGAGGTCGTCGACGCGCCGAGCGCGCCTGCGCTCCACGTCGCCGCCGGCCATGTCCGCTTCGAGGACGTACATTTCGGCTACGAGCCCAATCGCGAAATCCTGAAGGGCATCGATCTCGACGTTCCGGCCGGGACGATGCTGGCCGTGGTCGGCCCCTCGGGCGCCGGCAAGTCGACTCTGTCGCGCCTCCTCTTCCGCTTCTACGAGCCGACCGGCGGCCGGATCACGATCGACGGCCGCGACATATCCGACGTGACCCAGCACAGCCTGCGCGCCGCGATCGGCATCGTCCCGCAGGACAGCGTCCTCTTCAACGACACGATCGGCTACAATATCGGCTATGGCCGCGACGGCGCGACCCAGGCCGACATCGAGGCGGCGGCGCGGGGCGCAGCGATCCACGATTTCATCCGCAGCCTGCCCGAGGGCTATGATTCGAAGGTCGGCGAGCGCGGCCTCAAGCTGTCGGGCGGCGAGAAGCAGCGCGTGGCGATCGCCCGGACCTTGCTCAAGGACCCGCCGATCCTGATCCTCGACGAGGCGACCAGCGCATTGGACAGCCGCACCGAGGCGGCGATCCAGGCGACTTTGCGCGACGTCGCGGCGCGGCGCACCAGCATCGTCATCGCCCATCGCCTTTCCACCGTGGTCGATGCCGACCAGATCGTCGTCCTCGACCAGGGCCGCGTCGCCGAGCGCGGCACCCATGCCCAGTTGCTCCGCAAGAACGGCCTCTATGCCGAGATGTGGACGCGCCAGCAGAGTGAGCGCGAGGCCGAGACGGAAGCCGCCGAATAG